TCCACCGTAGCTGCCAAGCTTGCACAATCCCACAAGGGCGCGGACTCGGATGGCGTCATTTTTGGAGTGGTAGAGCCGCTTGAGTATGTCCACGCCATTCTCAGAAAGAGCCTTGGCCTTGTCCTTTTTGGAGGAGGCGGCTATCAGACACTCGCATGCCACACGCTGCTGCAGCTCATCATCTGTGGTGGCCATGGCCAAAATCATCTGCAGAATGCCTACGAAAAGATTAGGAATCAGTTAAGTTCAACAAACAATCCCCACCCTGAAGACTCACCCTCTCTGGCGATAATTTGGTTGCCAACATCCAGGGGGCCGCTCAGCAAAGCAGTTATAGTCACGATGACGCGCACCTTGGACTCCATGTCGGGCGACAGCAGCTTGTCTTTGATGAACTCGTCGATCTGTTCCACGAAGCGTAACTTGGCCTCGTCATAGTACATGTTCTCATAGACCCTGGCCAGACAGACCGACGCAATTGTAGAGGAGGACGAGGTTATCTCCATGGCACTCTCGTACTTATAGTCCTCCAACTCGGAGCACACCTCCAGGAGGCGGCACAGGCCGCGAATCTCCACCAGACGCTCGGCCCATTCTAGGGCCGCGTAGTGAATGTTTCTGGTGAGCAACTCTATGACGGCATCCCGAGCTGCGCCAGAAATTGTGCGATCCGTGATGCTGTATACCAGGCAGGTGAGCAGAGTATCGATCTCTCGATTGTTTTTCGAGCAGAGCTCCTTGTCCGGCTTGGAGTCCGCCTTGTTCTTCAGCCCGGAAAGGGCGTTGATGATGGTCTGAAGACAGTACTGGGCCGTGGCCACGCACTCCTCGTGCTTCTGGTCGAGGACACGCATAAACCAGGGCACACCCAGCTCCGTGAGCACTCCCTTGGTTCGCTCGACGCTGTTCTCGCAGAGGGCGGCCACCACGTACACCATATTTATGTAGATCTCCTGATCCTTCTCCACTTTGGCCAGAGTGGCTACCTTGGTCACACAGTGCTCTTTGTAGAGCAGCTCAGCGCCGGTGGACTCCTTGGCGAGAACCACCAGGTTGTTGGCAGCCGAGCGTCGCTTTTCCAGGGGCGAGGTCAGGTCGAAGGTGAGATCCATCATATTCTTAACCTTGGTCGAGAGTTTGGCATTGCGGGCCACTCGCTCCTGAACAATCACATGCAATCTCTGAAGAATTGGCTGCACCGTTTTGTTGCCCGGATCTGCCTTGAACAGAGCCGTGGCATCGCGGTACGCCTCCTCGTACTTCTCCAGCGATTCGTAGGCCTGGGCGCGCCTGAACAGAGCCTTTGGGTCGTTGGGAACCAACTTGAGTGACTCTGTGCAATCCTCGACGGCCTTCTCGAACTTTTCCAGCTTCAGGTAGGCAGCTGCGCGGTTCTTGTAGAACACCGGCAGTTCTTTGTGGGTGGCACCCAGCTTGATGGCGTTGCTGTAGTGCTTCACTGCCTCGTTCCACTGGGAACCCTTAAAAGCCTCGTTACCCTTGTCTTTGTGGCTGCCGGCCGAGGCTTCGTCGTTGCTGATGGTGTTTGTCATGGTTACACAATTTTCTGAATAAAAGGAGGATCTGATTGTACAGAAAATTTCTTTCCTATAGAGATGATCACTAGTGATTCACAATTTCTCGTACCTTCTGGCctaaatttcaatttcaatagcCAGAAACTTCTCGATCACTCACACTGcgaggcacacacacagatacagacagGCTAGAGGGAAAATCAAGCACGCTTTGAAGAAAATTTCAACCAAATGGTGCTTTGCTATGCGGCGTGtctatatataaataaattcaaAAAATCAAAAACCCAAAATAGTTGCAACAGTTTGACATTCGCCGTAAGCCGGCTACACAGCTGTTTGACAGTCAGCTTGGGGCGCAGACAGCCATCGAGATTTCAAATTCAATCAGCTGATTTGTGTTGCATTATTTCTGTGATATAACAAACGAGAAAAGCATATAAACAAAAGCTTAAAGCCATGTTTCAGCATGGCCCACTATTATGGCGACAACTCTCACGCAATCTCCACACATCCTTCAGCTCATTACAACTGAACTACTACGATGCCCTCGGCATTGGAAAGAAGTGCACTCAAAATGAAATCAAGGCCGCCTATTACAAGCTATCGATGCTCTATCATCCGGATAGGAATCAGGGGAGCGACAGCGCAGCCAAGAAGTTTCGCGACATCAATCAGGCCTACGAGGTCCTGGGTAACTACCGTTTGCGTCGACTTTACGATAAGGGCATTGTTCATACAGCCGGAGCACAATATGCCCAGGATATACACGATGCGCCCGAGCCCGTGGAGGATGACCCTGAGACAAAATTCTACAAGTCCCGCTTTCAGAAGTCCAAAGTAGCCGACTCCGAGGGCCGGACGCCCATCTACGATTTCGACGAATGGTCAAGAAATCACTACGGAAAGTCGTTCGATCGCCGCCAGGCAGCACAGGCTAAGTACAATCGCTTAAAGACCCAAAAGGAGACTAGCAAAGCCTCCACCCAGACGGATGTTGTAATGCTGGCCTTCATTTTTGCCGGCGTCGCCGTTTACCTTATGTTTCTCTCTGAGAGTTCCTACGATACTCCAAAGCAAAAAGCCCAAGAGCGGCACCGGCAGGAATTGGAGGGGCTACCAACCACCTCTACCGCGGGGGAGAAACCATAGTAATACTCTCTAGTCCACAGTGTACATACCGCTAAGCTTAAATGTTgaaataaatatgcaaattgTATATAAGACTCGCATGAGCTGGTTCTCTTTAATCAAAATCGTCCAGTGCGTTTGCGTGCCGTGTATTTTGTGTCCGGACGGGTCTCCAAGCCCTGGCGACGTCTCCGCTCCTTCTTGGCCAATATCCAGTCTCGTGATTTCTTCGGAGCCTTGCCGCGCGCCTCGCGACAGGCATCGCGCTTCTTTATGTAGTTTACACGACGCTCCTCCTCCGGTGAGGCACCTGCAACAGGCGAAGCTCAAAGcgtgtttcttttttgttgcATGCCAGATACTTACCCAACGCCTTCGGCAGCTCCGCCGCTCCACCCGTCATCAGTACCAAGTAGTATTTCTTAGCCTTGGCAGAATTTGGATAGTCCACAACCAATCCGCCATAGAAGCCGGCCTTCATGGCCTGTGATGTGACCATTTCAATCTGATCGGAATTCTCCGGATAAAACTGAAAAACGGCTCGGGCCGTACGCGTGAGGCAGGAGAAGAGTGTTCTAAAGAACTTGTGCAAACGTTTGTGTGGATTGTGGTAGGATTTGTCGGCATTGCACAGCCACTGGAGAGCCGAAATTGAGATGGCGCCATCGAAAGTACCCGGCTTAAAGGGCATTCCCTCGCCCATGTCACCCAATATAACATCACCGGCCACCTCCCTCTCGACGGCAATGTCTAGCATTGACTTGGATATGTCTATACCGATCCACATGTGATCGCTGTCCTCCAGGACGCTGCCCGACAgaccagagccacagccaatgTCCAGAATCAAGCGGGATTCATCGTCGTCGGGAAAAGCCAGCAGTTCCAGTGCACGCTCGGCCATTTCAACTTGAATTTCAATGATGCGAGTGCTGCAGTAATCCGAAATGAATTAATATTATTCTTTCTGCAATCAACGCAAGCCACTTACTTTGTTGAATACTTCTTTGCCTCATTGTCGTTGTAGAACTTTAAGAGGGAGAAAAACGTTAGCGGCTGATTTGATTGCCTTTTAGTTGCTCACAATTTCTGGCGGTGCTGAGTGCTCAGGTCTTCTGGCCATTATGGATTCCGTTCAATGTTATTTTCTTATATAAAAACAATATCAGACCAAACAAAATTAATACACGTGCTATAAATCGACTAAACTAAACAGCTGGTCGTTGACAATCACAGGGATGCGCCGACATGTGTGCACTTATCGCTATCGGTTTAACTATCAATTGTACACACAAACGCACATATCAGTATCAGTGCGTAGTGAAGTGAGTTTTCATAGAAAATTGTGGAAAATTCAATTTCTCATTTAAGTTGTGTGCGTAA
This region of Drosophila miranda strain MSH22 chromosome 2, D.miranda_PacBio2.1, whole genome shotgun sequence genomic DNA includes:
- the LOC108154653 gene encoding protein unc-45 homolog B gives rise to the protein MTNTISNDEASAGSHKDKGNEAFKGSQWNEAVKHYSNAIKLGATHKELPVFYKNRAAAYLKLEKFEKAVEDCTESLKLVPNDPKALFRRAQAYESLEKYEEAYRDATALFKADPGNKTVQPILQRLHVIVQERVARNAKLSTKVKNMMDLTFDLTSPLEKRRSAANNLVVLAKESTGAELLYKEHCVTKVATLAKVEKDQEIYINMVYVVAALCENSVERTKGVLTELGVPWFMRVLDQKHEECVATAQYCLQTIINALSGLKNKADSKPDKELCSKNNREIDTLLTCLVYSITDRTISGAARDAVIELLTRNIHYAALEWAERLVEIRGLCRLLEVCSELEDYKYESAMEITSSSSTIASVCLARVYENMYYDEAKLRFVEQIDEFIKDKLLSPDMESKVRVIVTITALLSGPLDVGNQIIAREGILQMILAMATTDDELQQRVACECLIAASSKKDKAKALSENGVDILKRLYHSKNDAIRVRALVGLCKLGSYGGGDAAIRPFGDGAALKLAEACRRFLIKPGKDKDIRRWAADGLAYLTLDAECKEKLIEDKASIHALMELTRGGDQSCLYGVVTTFVNLCNAYEKQEMVPEMVELAKFAKQHIPEEHELDDVDFINKRITILANEGITTALCALAKTESHNSQELMARVLNAVCGLQELRGKVVQDGGVKALLRMALEGTEKGKRHACQALARIGITINPEVAFSGQRSLDVIRPLLNLLHQDCTALENFEALMALTNLANMNESVRQRIVKEQGLSRIEFYLMEDHVFLTRAAAQCICNLVMSGDVVKMFEGENDRVKFLALLCEDVDEETAMACAGALAMLTSVSEKCCEKIFAVTSWLDVLHTLIANPSPAVQHRGIVIILNMINSGEETAKKLFQTDIMELLSGLGQLPDESRAKAREVAIQCLAAAERYRIIERSDEAEIPDVFAESAKITEFLDE
- the LOC108154660 gene encoding probable 18S rRNA (guanine-N(7))-methyltransferase — encoded protein: MARRPEHSAPPEIFYNDNEAKKYSTNTRIIEIQVEMAERALELLAFPDDDESRLILDIGCGSGLSGSVLEDSDHMWIGIDISKSMLDIAVEREVAGDVILGDMGEGMPFKPGTFDGAISISALQWLCNADKSYHNPHKRLHKFFRTLFSCLTRTARAVFQFYPENSDQIEMVTSQAMKAGFYGGLVVDYPNSAKAKKYYLVLMTGGAAELPKALGASPEEERRVNYIKKRDACREARGKAPKKSRDWILAKKERRRRQGLETRPDTKYTARKRTGRF
- the LOC108154661 gene encoding dnaJ homolog subfamily C member 30, mitochondrial — translated: MFQHGPLLWRQLSRNLHTSFSSLQLNYYDALGIGKKCTQNEIKAAYYKLSMLYHPDRNQGSDSAAKKFRDINQAYEVLGNYRLRRLYDKGIVHTAGAQYAQDIHDAPEPVEDDPETKFYKSRFQKSKVADSEGRTPIYDFDEWSRNHYGKSFDRRQAAQAKYNRLKTQKETSKASTQTDVVMLAFIFAGVAVYLMFLSESSYDTPKQKAQERHRQELEGLPTTSTAGEKP